Proteins encoded in a region of the Triticum dicoccoides isolate Atlit2015 ecotype Zavitan chromosome 3A, WEW_v2.0, whole genome shotgun sequence genome:
- the LOC119271166 gene encoding uncharacterized protein LOC119271166, producing the protein MSTSGSSSVSADRDILPLIPCPDCGGQSTTIATRGGSRPGAQIYKKLRHSAVLGWFFRWSDGYALADVARMTLLLGVANLLVNLLVLALVLRLFAKRNASMA; encoded by the exons ATGTCCACGTCCGGTTCGTCCTCCGTTTCTGCCGACCGGGACATCCTCCCCCTGATCCCCTGCCCGGACTGCGGGGGCCAGAGCACCACCATTGCCACTCGCGGCGGCTCCCGCCCCGGGGCTCAGATCTACAAGAAACTCCGCCACAGC GCTGTTCTTGGCTGGTTCTTCCGCTGGTCAGACGGGTACGCGCTGGCCGATGTTGCAAGGATGACCCTCCTCCTCGGCGTGGCCAATCTGCTCGTCAACCTGCTTGTTCTGGCTCTCGTGCTGCGGCTGTTCGCAAAGCGGAATGCATCTATGGCGTAA